One segment of Coffea arabica cultivar ET-39 chromosome 7c, Coffea Arabica ET-39 HiFi, whole genome shotgun sequence DNA contains the following:
- the LOC140010616 gene encoding uncharacterized protein, with protein sequence MRRNTLVDIGYEGLPWTWRNSWDEELEIKERLDRGLCTHEWLEVFANVKRTHVENWASDHSILLLDTCPANRRRKRRFYFDKRWVQHEEAHQLINEAWNVTYEGSRMYKVTKSITSCRVRLLKWHNSKIGNVKKKIAEVKEELERKKEQHRKTAKEEIANLKKRLAEAYQEEEMF encoded by the coding sequence ATGAGAAGGAATACACTGGTGGACATTGGATATGAAGGATTGCCCTGGACCTGGAGGAATAGCTGGGACGAAGAactagaaataaaagaaagacttGACAGAGGACTATGTACACATGAATGGCTAGAAGTTTTTGCTAATGTGAAGCGTACACATGTGGAAAATTGGGCTTCTGATCACAGTATATTGTTACTGGACACTTGCCCTGCAAacagaagaaggaaaaggaggtTCTACTTTGATAAACGGTGGGTACAGCATGAGGAAGCCCATCAACTGATCAATGAAGCTTGGAATGTAACATATGAAGGATCCAGGATGTACAAGGTTACCAAGAGTATAACAAGTTGCAGGGTAAGACTCCTAAAGTGGCACAATAGCAAGATTGGCAATGTAAAAAAGAAGATTGCAGAGGTCAAAGAGGAActagaaaggaaaaaggagcaACACAGGAAAACAGCAAAGGAGGAGATTGCTAATCTAAAAAAACGATTGGCAGAGGCATATCAAGAGGAAGAAATGTTCTAG